The Vicia villosa cultivar HV-30 ecotype Madison, WI unplaced genomic scaffold, Vvil1.0 ctg.000244F_1_1_2_unsc, whole genome shotgun sequence genome includes the window TTTGTCTTTAAAATGTGCATCAACATTGTATAAAAGTAATAAAATTATAGATTAATTGGTATGTACTGTctgtgtaaatttttttaaatcattagTGTATCATTACCATTCAAATGAAAAACTTTaatagaaattgaaataaaagtCAAATCATTTTAACAAATCAACGATTGAAATTCACTAACAGTGTAAAACTTTCCGTGTATtctaattaaattcataaaattacATGTATTAAGTCGGTGTAttctaattaaatttataaacttACATGTATTAATTATATAGATTTGATGTTTTGATTTATAAGGTTAATAAAAcacaattattaaatatttttattctaatatttactttaaaaaaaaattatttgttgttttgatgttttgaaataTGTTTTATAGGAACatgtaaaaacaattttgatttattgttgtttatgaaaaaaatgagagataaatcaaattaaatataatttgtatttaattttatttaaaaaaatgaattttattgaataaaatgGTCAAATCAAATAAAggtgattttttaaaaataatttataacaagaaaaataagtatttttttgCTTATGAATGGGTATCGAAAgggaaacttttttttttttgaacaaataaCTTAGCGACTGAAATTTACTATTTAAATATGAACAAGTAGAATGTTGTGGGTTCGAACCCGCGTCCTTACATCTGATGTCCCTACAAAACTATCAACTGAATTGTGTTAACCTGACTAGGCCAGACTTTTAAGGTCTAAGttatttttataagtttatttagttaaaaaaattaagtcacgagcttttataaatttattatgtttatactttgaattaaaatacaaaaaatacaacTTAATATTTCAAAAAACAGTTTATTAGCAATGTCATAAGTTATTTTTATAAgatctcttaaacaaatagtgtCACATCATTTATACTATTAAGTGAATGCAAATaaataattgataaattaaattttaatttgtcaaTTGCTTAttgacaaatatttaaataaaatagaattttaAGTTAGTTAATAAATCAATGAAAAGATCAAATCAAAAcccaaaaataaatttatgatagaGTGCGTAGCAaacttaaactttcaaatttttaataatttattttaaacatcTTAAATTTGACAAAACCTATCTCAAATCAAATAGGGGTGACAAAACAGGTCAAGGTTTTAAGTCCTCACCATTTAATATGACTGTTCCGTCTTGTTTTTTATTCGAGCTTTTGTGGGCACgtaaattaacataaattttaacatttttaagCCTAAAAGCTATACTGTCCGCGAGTTTAGCCCGCACTTTTTTGTGAGACACGACAAAGTTTTAAGTCCTCAGCCTTAATTATGTTCGCCCTACCACTTTTACAGGACGGACCTAAACAATACGGGGATGCCGGTTTGCCATCCCTAATCTCAACTGAGcattaaatcaattatttaaacCTAACATTTTgcaattagtttttttttcttttctttctaataTGTTACGTGTAGAGAATTTTAGATTatcattattaaaattaaaattaaaataacctgTTGCGTTGTCATTTGCAAAACGcaaaatttctcttttttcttaataaaattttaattttctatttctgAAACTGAGATTCTCTTGTAACAATTTCttcttatttgtttcttttctttccattTCCACTGTTCTCTCCGTGACTTGATACTTGATACCTCCGTCCTTTTAACAAACGCGTTGACCTCTTTCTTGGGTTCCGTTCCTCCACTCCAAAGTTTTGATCTTTCACTAAATTCTAAAGTTGAAACACAATTTCTACTCAATTGGGTCTAATGGGTTTCTTCCAAATCCTCAGATTCCTCTGAATTCATCTgggttcaattttttttgtttttctgtgtTTACGTGTATGTGGTTGTTGATGGATACCACGGATTCAAAGGTTGTTAAAGATGGTAAAAGCTATATGATTGATAAACCTGTGGTGAGTTGTGTTATGGATGATGAGAAGGTTGAAGATCATGTGAATGGTGAAGATGATAGTGATTCTCATTCTTTGTTGCCTCCTAGGAGAGGTGGAATGTCACGGAACTGTGATAAGACAAGAAGGAAAGTGCAGTGGAATGATAAGAATGGTAATAAGCTTGCTGAGGTGTTGGAATATGAACCAAGGTAACTCTTGTTGTTATATGTTTTTGGTTTGTTTATGTATGACAGTAATCTGAATTAGTGAATTGTTGTGTTTTGCATTAGTTGATTTGGTTTTCCTTTTATAGTAACTTGTTTCCAATTTTATAATTTCAATGTCCATTTGGTTAATTCTTGAACACTTATGATGCACTAGTAATTtgactttcttcttcttcttcttcttcttcttcttcttcttttcttttgtaTTTCCCTCTAGTTTACAGCATGTTTTGTATGATCTGTTTTTGAATTGTCATGCTCttgttttaaattgcggttgcaaTTATGCTGCGAAAGTTTATGTTGCAGTAAAATTGTCGAAATTGCAATTGTGGTTGTGTTTTAAATTGCAGTTGCGGATATTGTAATTGCGTTCAGTGTGTTGCTGTGATGTCCATTGCGGCCGTTGCAGCAGAAATTTTAATTGGGAGGTATTTAAAAATACCATTAAAAAAGACTTATATTACAATTTTTCATTACATAAGAAATTGAGTTTTTGGGTTCTGAAATGGTaagttttgatgaaaatacttgagaaATATGGATGAAATGGTCTTATGTGATTTCTAATGGCGTCGGATGCATGGTTCTAattcacaccgcaattgcggtccGATGCGGTTACAGAGGCTACCACACCAGCAATATTGCAATCGCAATTGTGGTTACGGacacaatttaaaaccatggttgtGATGTAGTTGCAGAGACTTCAAAATTCGTTATATTGTGACTGCcactgcaatttaaaaccatgattaTGCTAAGGTGATTTGTTTTGGACAAAAAAGAAATAAGTCGATGAAATCTTGGGAAACTTTGATTTATGTTCATTAGGTCTGAACTTAATTGTATTCATGGTGATATCAGGACTAGAATAACATAATTTAGCTTTCAAGTCTATATTTGAAAAGCCAAGTTGAAGTAGAAATAAGGAACTGATAGAGCTTAGGTCATTGTTCtgtattatgttaatattttacatgACATTTGAAGATTGTTTATCAGTTAGCACTTGgtcttaattttatatattttttgtccttttttcttcttcactttttaaCTGTTTTCTCATTTGGCTTTTCGACTTTTCTGTTGCTGCTGAAAATTTCCAACATACTGAATGGGAAGAGAAAACTtctacttttctttttctttttgtaaaaTAGTTTCAACTTCTGGTTTGTTTGTTTAGATTTGAGGAAGAGAAAGGTTTTTCGTTTGGACTTGTTCGAGTTTATCTACTATCATAAGCACTTGTTATACTGTCAGAGAGAGCTTATTGAATTAAGCTTATGACATGTCCATAAGCACTTCATAATAGCTTACGAAAACAAGTTAACAGCCTGTTTGTTTCCGCGTTTGAAATAGTAAGAAACACACGTCTAGCAAAAGCTAGTATTTGGAGCTTTAGAAAATCACGGTGAACTATGCATTGGGATGCCAAAATGGACTGCCAAAGTGGATCCAAACATATGCTAAAACTTATATAAAAACAATGTCTTTATTTTATCCTTTGTTATTTTTTGTGTGTGTAAGCAATATGGAATTAATACAAGAACTAAGGGTTGTAGAAACCTGTTTACACGGTAAGACGGGCACAACAAAAAACCCTGCCAAAAGaagaaattacaaaccaaatagAGTTATGAGAGGAAAAACAAATGATCTTTGCTAAACTCATAAAAACTATAAATTGGGTGCGTAATTTCTCCGATGAACGACCACTTCCAAACCGTATTATCAACACTTGTATGAttttttatgcaagttaagaatGAATGATATTATTGTAATACAACTTTAATGTAACAAAATGTAGTTGAGTATAACAATAAACCTTATATGCTTTATTGATTGAGATAATATCATAATTTTCTCACATTTGATCTTCCATATGTATCTGCAGTGAAGTCAGTGACTCAGAAGACGATGGAGATTCAGATTCTTGTATCTGTACAATAATGTAGAAATCATCATGTATTAGTTGTCTCAAACTCTCTGGATTATTCAGGGTCATAATTGTAGCTTGCCAACCCTGAATTGACCAAATTAGAGACAAAGCATGTTAGATTTTTGTACTGATGCGGGGCCCTGTAGTCTTATAACCACGACAAATGGCTTCTAGTGTCTACCGATACATGGATTCAGTTCATCTTACTGAATTTCGAGATGATTTTTTACACGGACTTTGGGATGAATCTTCGGACGTAGGTTAAAAGAGCCTGCGAGACTCAAACACACTAAGTGCGGAGAATAGATGTATTACGGATTTGAACCTGCGTTCAAGCACATCAAATATTTCCACAATTTTTATCATCTCAGCTTCACTTGAGGTGATTCAAGTATTCACTCCCAAGTAAATGTGCTGAAACCTGGCTCTTCATTGTGCTCTTGATTCTTGAATTTTTCATGTCAGACATATGAGTTTTGTACACAATGAGTCTATTCGATGCGTTTACCTTGAcgatatctttgtaatttttgTATTAAATATGAATGAATTAGGAAAACTTCTCATGAGCTAAGTCGAGTCTATAAAATTTATTGAAAATGGGAATTTTATCGATATTTTATTGATTTACTTTATTTTCACTCTTCGAGTTTAAGTAAACTAGTAACATACCCGTGCCTACGCACGGGTACCGCTGTTGGATGGAGCATTTAGGTTAGGAAGAAtaagaattataaaaaatattagaagttgaaacaataatttaataatatgatTGACAAAATTACTATATATGATGAGTTGAATGGACGGAAAAAAATACAGTGCAAAATTGGGCTAAGAAAAGAGTTGGGCTGATGTTTCATGATATTGATCCAATGGGCACAAAGGAAGGATGATTAATAAGATATTTAAATATtgtgttttaaatatttaaagagagagaataaaaatttataatgttATTGTAGTCCAAATTAGTGGGACCTATATGTCAAAAAATGGGAAAAAATTGAAATCCAAAATGggatataaaaaatacaataatagagtttaaaataaaatatagctGACATAAGAAAGTACTAAAGACAAAATTTTCCAATTAATAGTTAGAAGaatgtttgtttttgttaaaaAGGACAAAAATTGTACTACCTAAAATGGGCCAGCACAAAGACATTAGGCTAAATATAGTAGTTAAGGGCCCAAGACATATAGATGCACCAGAAGCACATATAAGGTTTGGAGGCAGAAATTGAGTTACATATTTTCCCGAAGAGTTAGGGTTTCTGGACGGTGAGGAAAAGTCAGTCGTCGGAGCAACGATCGTTATTCGCGGTGCAATGACGGATTCAGGACCATATGACGTCCCCCAACGGTTAGTTGCATGTATTCATATTTTTCTGATATTGTATTAGTTATGCGGAAGCAGCTTTCATGGGTTTATGTTGTTATGAGTCCAATGGTGATCTTTGTCGTTTTAATGTTTCCATGTCTTGTTGGAATATCAGAACCATAGAACAACTTCGACTGGAGGACAGCTGGGAAAGGCTGAGGAGGGAGATTGAGATTCGCCGGGTCTTGGAGCTGATAAGTGTAGTAGGTAAATGGAGGAGAGGTTGGGAGAGAGTCAACCGAAGGAAGTGGGTGGGATGCTTCTGGAAACGCGAGAGTCACTTTAGGCGTGTAATGGGAATTCTCGACAAACGAATTACTTCAATAAAATGGAAGGCAGGATGGCAATCCGCCCATTCTGGAAAAGGTGCAGGAATTGGTGTAGATGAGGTTGTTTTTGGTTCTGGTGGCAGGAAAAGGAAGTCCCGAAGAGAGGCCGAATGTAATGTAATTGTATTATCTTCCGACTCTGAGAGGTAAAACCTTTACACTATATATGTTACTTAGAAACTATGATTCGAGGTGATACTTATTATAGTCATGTAATAGTGTAGATGAAGTAATGTAAGTGTTGGACGTATCTAAGTAAAAATATTACATTAAGTAGGTAATCTATAAGGGTAAAAGTGCTGTGACAATTGTAAAAATGTTATGATAGAAGATATTTTCGATGTTCTTTTGGATGTAGGGAAGAACAGCATGGTCAGGTCATTGATATGTGTAAGAAGAGGCAAATGAGTAAGGAAGGACAAAGTACAACAGTTGAAGAAAGGTATAACTTAGAGTAACAATTAGGTAGTTACAAATAAAAAGTATAATAATAATATGCCTAATGTGAAATAATTAGGATGACTGGTTCAATTtgtgtgttgttgttgtaggGAAGGGACTGTCGGCACAGGATGCAAAAAGGTTGATAACAGCATAAAGAAGCAATGTGGACCAAGTGGGAGTGCGAAAGAAAAGAGCTCTGACTGGAAAGGAAAAGAAGTAATGGGAGAGGCTGAGGAGGACCACGTTTCTATTTCAACTGATGAGCCAAGGTAGATATATCAATTTCTGTTAAATGTTAAATATTTAGAAGGTAATCCAAAACCAAAGTGAGAAGTTAAATGTTTTGATTGATTCTATACATCATATAAGGCATTAAAACGTAGATTGTGTAAATCTGTTATGTTATAGTAATAGGGTATagttaaatatataatagttttaaATGCCTACAATTTCATTCAGGCATGATGATGAGTTTGTTGGGTTCGAAAATGAAAAAAACTGGATCAAGGAGGTCACCAAGCCTGCAACAATGGGGACTCAGGTTATGGTAAGTGATATATTAAAACTCTAAATGTGCATGACATTATTTAGATAGTTATTGTGAGTTCGTCCTGCACCAATTTCTAACTGGAGCAATGTATAATTAATTGTAGCAAATACCTGCTGATGTAATCACTGGGTGTGAAATGCAAGGCAAGACCAGCATCATGTTGTATGACAGGGACAACCATAAGGGCCATAAATGTGTTCTCAAGAAGAGAGATGGGAAGACTGAAATGTTTCTGTGCAGGGGGTGGTATGAGTTTGCCAAAAGCAAAACCTTCAAGAAAGGTGATATTTTGCAATTCACCATTAGGTACCCTCCAGTGGAAGAAATAGTTGTCTCTGTTTGCCGTGGGAATCAGTTAAGAATGTGATGCGTGTTAGCTGTGTCCTGTTATTGCATGTTGTGTATTAAGTGGGGTGATTTGGAGTTTTATAATTAATGTTGTTGTAATATTCTACCGGACAACTAAACATGGAATTTTTGTACTATGTTATATGGTGCTTTAAGTAACTTATGTTGATATCTGTGTTGgttatattttgt containing:
- the LOC131625820 gene encoding uncharacterized protein LOC131625820, which produces MWLLMDTTDSKVVKDGKSYMIDKPVVSCVMDDEKVEDHVNGEDDSDSHSLLPPRRGGMSRNCDKTRRKVQWNDKNGNKLAEVLEYEPSEVSDSEDDGDSDSCICTIM